A genomic window from Silene latifolia isolate original U9 population chromosome Y, ASM4854445v1, whole genome shotgun sequence includes:
- the LOC141629773 gene encoding putative mitochondrial protein AtMg00310 → MGYGRKEVLIKAIANSLPTHVMRIFKIPVNFCDELRAMISRFWWAHEEGKQVWRLMTETEGLWARLMRAWYYPGGNVMSAVLGNHLSYVWRGILEARELLRGGWRRRIGDGLTTKV, encoded by the exons ATGGGTTATGGTCGTAAGGAGGTTCTTATAAAGGCAATTGCCAATTCTCTCCCTACCCATGTTATGAGAATTTTCAAAATTCCCGTTAACTTTTGCGATGAGCTTCGAGCAATGATATCCAGGTTTTGGTGGGCGCACGAGGAAG GCAAGCAAGTTTGGCGACTTATGACGGAGACGGAGGGGCTGTGGGCACGGCTTATGAGGGCTTGGTATTATCCCGGTGGGAATGTGATGTCGGCTGTTTTAGGGAACCACCTGAGCTATGTGTGGAGGGGGATTTTGGAGGCGCGGGAGTTGTTGCGAGGTGGTTGGAGACGTAGGATTGGCGATGGGTTAACAACCAAGGTGTAG